In the Oryza glaberrima chromosome 6, OglaRS2, whole genome shotgun sequence genome, one interval contains:
- the LOC127776661 gene encoding formate dehydrogenase 1, mitochondrial isoform X2, which translates to MAMWRAAAGHLLGRALGSRAAHTSAGSKKIVGVFYKGGEYADKNPNFVGCVEGALGIREWLESKGHHYIVTDDKEGLNSELEKHIEDMHVLITTPFHPAYVSAERIKKANNLELLLTAGIGSDHIDLPAAAAAGLTVAEVTGSNTVSVAEDELMRILILLRNFLPGYQQVVQGEWNVAGIAYRAYDLEGKTVGTVGAGRIGRLLLQRLKPFNCNLLYHDRLKIDPELEKEIGAKYEEDLDAMLPKCDVIVINTPLTEKTRGMFNKERIAKMKKGVIIVNNARGAIMDTQAVADACSSGQVAGYGGDVWFPQPAPKDHPWRYMPNHAMTPHISGTTIDAQLRYAAGVKDMLDRYFKGEDFPVQNYIVKEGQLASQYQ; encoded by the exons ATGGCGatgtggagggcggcggcggggcatcTTCTCGGCCGCGCGCTCGGCTCCAGGGCCGCGCAC ACATCAGCAGGCAGCAAGAAGATCGTGGGTGTGTTCTACAAGGGCGGCGAGTACGCCGACAAGAATCCCAACTTCGTCGGCTGCGTGGAGGGCGCTCTCGGCATCCGCGAATGGCTTGAGTCCAAGGGGCATCACTACATTGTCACCGACGACAAGGAGGGGCTAAACAGCG AGCTGGAGAAGCACATTGAGGATATGCATGTCTTGATCACCACCCCTTTCCACCCAGCCTATGTTAGCGCAGAAAGGATCAAGAAGGCAAATAACCTCGAGCTCCTTCTCACAGCTGGGATTGGGTCAGATCATATTGATCTgccagcagctgctgcagcaggTTTAACTGTGGCAGAGGTTACCGGAAGTAACACTGTGTCGGTGGCAGAAGATGAGCTCATGCGCATTTTGATTTTGCTCAGGAACTTCTTGCCCGGGTATCAGCAGGTTGTTCAAGGTGAATGGAATGTTGCTGGCATTGCCTATAGGGCTTATGATCTTGAAGGAAAAACTGTGGGGACTGTTGGGGCTGGTCGTATTGGCAGGCTCTTACTTCAGCGTCTTAAGCCCTTTAACTGCAACCTGCTGTACCATGACAGACTTAAAATTGACCCAGAACTTGAGAAAGAAATTGGGGCCAAATATGAAGAGGATCTCGATGCCATGCTTCCAAAGTGTGATGTCATTGTGATCAATACACCTCTTACAGAGAAAACAAG AGGTATGTTTAATAAAGAAAGAATTGCAAAGATGAAGAAAGGTGTAATCATTGTGAATAATGCTCGAGGAGCAATCATGGATACCCAGGCGGTTGCAGACGCTTGCTCTAGTGGTCAAGTTGCAG GATATGGTGGTGATGTCTGGTTCCCCCAACCAGCACCAAAGGATCACCCATGGCGATACATGCCTAATCATGCCATGACCCCTCATATCTCTGGGACTACAATTGATGCACAG CTGAGATACGCGGCAGGAGTGAAGGACATGCTGGACAGGTACTTCAAAGGGGAAGACTTCCCGGTGCAGAACTACATCGTCAAGGAAGGTCAGCTCGCGAGCCAGTACCAGTAA